A stretch of DNA from Candidatus Methylomirabilota bacterium:
CCCTGGCCGGGGCGGCCGGGGTGATCCAGGGGATGTACTACAACATGGGCCAGTGGTGGGTCGGCTACCAGGCGGGCCTCCGCGCCTTCACGGCGGCCGTCCTGGGCGGGATCGGGAACATGCCAGGCGCCGCCCTCGGCGGCCTGGTGATCGGCTTCCTGTCGGCGTGGAGCGACCAGTACATCTCCGCCCGCTGGACCAACGCGGTCGTCTTTTCCATCCTCATCCTGGTCCTGGTCTTCCGCCCCCACGGCCTGCTGGGCGAGCGGACGCCCGAGCGGCTGTGACGGGAAGCCTGACCTCGCGGATCACCCCGCTGCAGCGGCAACGGCTGGCGGCGACCGTCGTGGTCGTGGCCGTCGTGGCCTATCCGTTCGTGGACCGCGCCCTGCGGACCCAGACGATTCACGCGGTCTCGGACGGCATGATCTACGTCCTCCTCGCCCTCGGGCTGAACATCGTAGTCGGCTACGCCGGGCTCCTCGACCTCGGCTACGCGGCCTTCTTCGCGATCGGCGCCTACGCCATGGGTCTGCTGAACTCCCCGCTCCTCGGCTCGCCGCTCCACGGGCACGTCTGGAGCTTCTGGGTCATCATCTGGATCTCGGCGATCGTCTCGGCGATCTTCGGCCTCATCATCGGGGCCCCGACCATCCGGGTCCGGGGGGACTACCTCGCCATCATCACCCTCGCCTTCGGCGAGATCATCCCGGTGGCGATCCGCAACATGGGGGACGTCACCGTCGAGATCGGAGGCTGGCGGCCGATCGAGAAGCTGAACATGACCGGGGGCGAGAACGGCGTGAACCCGGTCGGTCGGCCCTACCTCCCCGGCCTTCACTTCGAGACCGATCCGATCCCCTGGTCCTTCCTCATCCTGATCATCGGCGCGCTCTCGCTGTGGGCCATGAACCGCATGCGCGACTCGCGGCTCGGCCGGGCCTGGATGGCCATCCGCGAGGACGAGACGGCGGCCGACTGCACGGGGGTGAACCCGGTCAAGACCAAGCTCCTCGCCTTCGGGCTCGGCGCGTCCTTCGCCGGCTTCGCGGGCTCGTTCTATGCGGCCAAGCTGTCGGCCATCACGCCCGGGGCCTTCGAGTTCAACGTCTCGATCATGCTCCTGTGCATGGTCGTGCTGGGGGGCATGGGAAGCCTCAAGGGCGTCATCCTGGGCGGCATGCTGATCACGCTCTTCGATCGGATCCTTCTCGCTCAGCTGACATTCCTGGTGCGCTGGATCGGTCGGTCGCTGGGTATCGCCACCCTCACGAGCGTCGATCTCACGCTCTGGCGCTGGTTCTTCTTCGGCCTGGGCCTGGTCATCGTCATGCTGGTCAGGCCGGAGGGGCTGGCGGGACGGCGCGTGCGCCCGCCTGACGCCGACGTGGACGAGCGGGAGGAGGCTCTCGCGCTCGTGGCCGCGCCGCCGCGCCCGCAGGCAGAGGCGATCCCGTCCTGGCTGCGGAAGCCTGGAGCGTCGCGAACGAGCCTGACCACGACTCCTGTTCTCGACGTGCGGGGCCTGACGCGGCGCTTCGGGGGCCTCGTGGCGGTGAGCGAGGTGGACCTCGTCATCCCGCCCGCGGGCATCGTCGGGCTGATCGGACCGAACGGCGCCGGGAAGACGACGTTCTTCAACCTCGTCACCGGGCTGCTCCGGCCGGACCAGGGGGAGATTCGATTGAATGGCGAGAGCCTGGTCGGGCTGAAGCCCCATCAGATCGTCGGGCGCGGCGTCGCCCGCACCTTTCAGTCCATCCGGCTCTTCCAGAACATGACCGTGCTCGACAACGTCCTCGTGGGCGAGCATTGCCGGCTCCACGCCTCGGTGGCGGGCGCCGTCTTCCGCCCGCCCGCCGTCGTCGCCGAGGAAGCCCGCGCTCGCGGCCGGGCGCGAGATCTCCTCGGCTTCGTGGGTCTGGGCGACAAGGAGGGCGAGCTGGCCAAGAATCTGGCCTACGGCGATCAGCGCCGGCTCGAGATCGCGCGGGCCCTGGCTACCGAGCCCAGGCTCTTGCTGCTCGACGAGCCGACCGCGGGAATGAACCCGCGGGAGACCGACGCCCTCACCGAGCTGATCGGGCTCCTGCGGCGCGAGCTCGGACTCGCGGTCCTGCTCATCGAGCATCACATGGAGGTGGTGATGGGGATCTCCGACCGCATCACCGTGCTCGACTACGGCACCCGGATCGCGGAAGGCACGCCGGCCGAGATCCGACAGAACCCGAAAGTCATCGAGGCCTATCTGGGCAAGGGCTACGAGCAGGAGCTGGTCACCCCGTGAACGGAGCTGCCCTGCTCGAGCTGAATGACGTGCACGCCTACTATGGCAACATTCGCGCGCTCAAGGGCGTCTCCCTGACCGTGGCGCGCGGTGAGATCGTCACGCTCATCGGCTCGAACGGGGCGGGGAAGACCACCACGCTGCGGACGGTGCTCGGGACGGTGCGGCCGCTGCGAGGCACCGTGACCTTCGGCGGGAAACGGATCGACAAGGTGCCCACGCACCGGATCGCTCGCCTGGGGATCGCCCAGTCTCCCGAGGGCCGCCGGATCTTCGCTCCCATGACGGTGCTCGAGAACCTTGAGCTGGGCGCCTTCGCGCGGACCGACCGCGAGGCGATTCCCCAGGACCTGGAGCGGGTGCTCGCGCTCTTTCCGCGGCTGCGTGATCGCCTCGGGCAGAAGGGCGGCACGCTCTCAGGCGGAGAACAGCAGATGCTGGCGATGGGTCGCGCGCTCATGGCCCGTCCCGAGATGCTGCTCCTGGACGAGCCGTCGATGGGGCTCTCGCCGATCCTGGTGGAGACCATCTTCGAGATCATCCGCGACATCAATCGGCTCGGTACGACCATCCTGCTCGTCGAGCAGAACGCCCGCATGGCGTTGCGGGTGGCGCACCGGGGCTACGTCATCCAGACGGGGCGGATCGTGCTCCAGGATGCGGCCCTCGCGCTGCTTCGCTCCGACGTCGTGCGCAAGGCTTACCTGGGGGAAAAGTAGGCGAGGGGAGTCGAGGTCACCGGCGAGAGGTGAGACCCTCCAGGTCAAGCTCAGGCATGCGCCCGTTCATGAGGTCGGCGACGATCCGAGCAGTGCCGCACGCCATGGTCCAGCCCATGTGGCCGTGGCCGCAGTTGAAGAAGAGATTGCGGTGGCGGCCGAGACCGAGGATGGGTGGCCCGTC
This window harbors:
- a CDS encoding ABC transporter ATP-binding protein, with the translated sequence MLELNDVHAYYGNIRALKGVSLTVARGEIVTLIGSNGAGKTTTLRTVLGTVRPLRGTVTFGGKRIDKVPTHRIARLGIAQSPEGRRIFAPMTVLENLELGAFARTDREAIPQDLERVLALFPRLRDRLGQKGGTLSGGEQQMLAMGRALMARPEMLLLDEPSMGLSPILVETIFEIIRDINRLGTTILLVEQNARMALRVAHRGYVIQTGRIVLQDAALALLRSDVVRKAYLGEK
- a CDS encoding branched-chain amino acid ABC transporter ATP-binding protein/permease — translated: MTGSLTSRITPLQRQRLAATVVVVAVVAYPFVDRALRTQTIHAVSDGMIYVLLALGLNIVVGYAGLLDLGYAAFFAIGAYAMGLLNSPLLGSPLHGHVWSFWVIIWISAIVSAIFGLIIGAPTIRVRGDYLAIITLAFGEIIPVAIRNMGDVTVEIGGWRPIEKLNMTGGENGVNPVGRPYLPGLHFETDPIPWSFLILIIGALSLWAMNRMRDSRLGRAWMAIREDETAADCTGVNPVKTKLLAFGLGASFAGFAGSFYAAKLSAITPGAFEFNVSIMLLCMVVLGGMGSLKGVILGGMLITLFDRILLAQLTFLVRWIGRSLGIATLTSVDLTLWRWFFFGLGLVIVMLVRPEGLAGRRVRPPDADVDEREEALALVAAPPRPQAEAIPSWLRKPGASRTSLTTTPVLDVRGLTRRFGGLVAVSEVDLVIPPAGIVGLIGPNGAGKTTFFNLVTGLLRPDQGEIRLNGESLVGLKPHQIVGRGVARTFQSIRLFQNMTVLDNVLVGEHCRLHASVAGAVFRPPAVVAEEARARGRARDLLGFVGLGDKEGELAKNLAYGDQRRLEIARALATEPRLLLLDEPTAGMNPRETDALTELIGLLRRELGLAVLLIEHHMEVVMGISDRITVLDYGTRIAEGTPAEIRQNPKVIEAYLGKGYEQELVTP